In Aureibacillus halotolerans, a single genomic region encodes these proteins:
- a CDS encoding DEAD/DEAH box helicase, whose protein sequence is MAIKFNPHSYQEYATKQIIDNKKYALFLDMGLGKTVSTLTAIDELMNDHLEVNKVLVIAPLRVARDTWSREAQKWEHTKHLTVSKVLGTEKQRRQALMKEADIYVINRDNVVWLVEHYREKGREIPFDMLVVDELSSFKAPDSERFKNLRKISPLFKRFVGLTGTPAPNSLLDLWSQVYLIDRGKRLGQTQQYYKMRYFYPVSNGSGFTQKHLLRPEAEKNIYELIDDICVSMRSKDHIKLPDRVDNIITVNLSDKERALYKELEKEKILQFEDGDIVANSAGALSQKLLQLSNGASYNEDHGVKQIHNRKMEALEEIVEEAQGQSILLFYSFQHDRDRIKKKFKNAVTLDDHDDVIADWNAGKIDMLICHPASAGHGLNLQDGGHIMVWFGLTWSLELYQQANARLHRQGQEETVVIHHILTANTIDQKVLKVLQGKEKGQYDLLDAVKAQMEAVSDDDSD, encoded by the coding sequence ATGGCCATTAAGTTTAATCCACACAGCTATCAAGAATATGCCACAAAGCAGATCATTGACAATAAGAAATATGCGTTGTTCTTGGATATGGGCTTGGGAAAGACAGTTTCGACGTTAACAGCCATTGACGAGCTGATGAACGATCACTTAGAGGTGAATAAGGTGTTGGTCATCGCACCTTTACGAGTCGCAAGAGATACCTGGTCCCGTGAAGCCCAAAAGTGGGAGCACACGAAGCACCTCACAGTGAGCAAAGTGCTAGGCACCGAGAAGCAAAGACGTCAAGCGCTGATGAAAGAGGCAGACATTTACGTCATCAACAGAGACAACGTTGTCTGGCTGGTGGAGCACTACCGTGAAAAAGGGCGAGAGATACCGTTCGACATGTTGGTGGTGGATGAGCTTTCAAGCTTCAAGGCACCAGATTCAGAGCGTTTTAAGAACCTTCGTAAAATCAGCCCACTGTTTAAACGTTTTGTTGGCTTAACAGGCACACCAGCACCGAACAGCTTATTGGACCTATGGAGTCAGGTGTATCTGATTGATCGCGGTAAACGCCTGGGGCAGACGCAACAATACTACAAGATGCGGTATTTTTATCCGGTGAGTAACGGATCGGGGTTTACACAAAAGCATCTATTACGACCAGAGGCAGAGAAAAACATTTACGAGTTGATTGATGACATTTGCGTGTCGATGAGGAGCAAAGACCACATAAAGTTACCGGATCGAGTGGACAACATCATCACCGTCAACTTATCAGATAAAGAGCGAGCGTTGTACAAAGAGCTGGAGAAGGAGAAGATCTTGCAGTTTGAGGACGGCGACATTGTTGCAAATAGTGCAGGGGCTTTAAGCCAGAAGCTTTTGCAGCTGTCAAACGGAGCAAGCTACAACGAGGACCATGGTGTGAAGCAGATTCATAACCGCAAGATGGAAGCACTTGAGGAGATCGTTGAGGAAGCACAAGGACAATCCATTTTGCTGTTTTACAGCTTCCAACACGATCGGGACAGGATCAAGAAAAAATTCAAGAATGCCGTCACTCTGGATGACCATGACGATGTAATAGCCGATTGGAATGCAGGTAAGATCGATATGCTTATCTGTCATCCAGCAAGTGCCGGACACGGACTAAACCTACAAGATGGCGGTCACATCATGGTGTGGTTTGGGCTTACGTGGTCCCTGGAACTTTACCAGCAAGCCAATGCCAGACTGCATCGACAAGGCCAAGAGGAGACGGTGGTCATTCACCACATACTCACGGCGAATACCATCGACCAAAAAGTCCTGAAGGTTCTGCAAGGCAAAGAAAAAGGGCAATACGATTTACTCGACGCTGTGAAAGCGCAAATGGAGGCGGTCAGCGATGACGACAGCGATTAA
- a CDS encoding nucleoside triphosphate pyrophosphohydrolase family protein: MKLNDYQNLSKRTLPGEHLSQVERVSNYAMGLSGEAGEVTDLLKKQLFHGHRLDPSALAYELGDVLHYVAGLATMHGLTLEQVATQNITKLAKRYPDGFSEEASRGRQDGGD; this comes from the coding sequence ATGAAGCTGAACGATTATCAAAACCTATCGAAACGGACACTACCCGGGGAGCACCTCAGCCAGGTGGAAAGAGTAAGCAACTACGCAATGGGGCTGTCAGGTGAGGCTGGCGAAGTTACAGACCTGCTCAAGAAACAACTGTTTCATGGGCATAGATTAGATCCCTCTGCCTTGGCTTATGAGCTTGGAGACGTCTTGCATTACGTCGCAGGTCTAGCAACGATGCACGGCTTGACACTCGAGCAGGTAGCGACCCAGAACATTACTAAACTCGCTAAGCGTTACCCTGATGGGTTCAGCGAGGAGGCGTCACGAGGTCGTCAGGATGGTGGGGATTGA
- a CDS encoding HNH endonuclease signature motif containing protein: MTCNQLTRNRYCEAHTHIKPDYEQHRGTAHQRGYNTRWRKARQAYLAAHPVCVECKRMANVVDHITPHKGDDDLFWDQGNWQAMCTSCHNSKTAREDMGSWQSRL, encoded by the coding sequence ATGACATGTAATCAACTAACACGCAACAGGTATTGTGAGGCTCACACTCATATCAAGCCAGACTACGAGCAACACAGAGGCACAGCTCACCAACGTGGATACAACACACGATGGCGTAAGGCTAGACAAGCGTACCTTGCTGCTCATCCTGTATGTGTAGAGTGCAAGCGTATGGCTAACGTGGTGGATCACATCACACCACATAAAGGTGATGACGATTTGTTTTGGGATCAAGGCAACTGGCAAGCAATGTGTACCAGCTGTCACAACAGCAAGACAGCGAGGGAGGACATGGGATCATGGCAAAGCAGACTGTAA
- a CDS encoding deoxycytidylate deaminase: protein MTAAERNAKYSTCKKLQVGCVLIKSDGYFVGGWNSATGCESVKGCEVEGHCRSTLHAEMDALITCARLGQSTYDATLYVTHYPCPDCLKHLRAAGVRKIYYKHEYPHAYSNNFADGMEIIKYEESVLR, encoded by the coding sequence ATGACGGCAGCTGAAAGGAATGCAAAGTACAGCACCTGTAAGAAACTACAAGTCGGGTGCGTGTTAATAAAATCTGATGGCTACTTTGTAGGTGGTTGGAACAGCGCGACAGGCTGCGAGAGTGTCAAAGGTTGTGAGGTTGAAGGGCACTGTAGGAGTACCCTCCATGCGGAGATGGATGCATTGATCACTTGTGCTAGGTTGGGGCAGTCGACCTACGACGCCACTTTATACGTCACGCACTACCCCTGCCCCGACTGTCTCAAGCATCTACGTGCTGCAGGTGTCCGTAAAATCTATTACAAACATGAGTATCCGCATGCGTACAGTAACAATTTTGCGGACGGTATGGAGATTATTAAGTATGAGGAGAGTGTGCTCAGATGA
- a CDS encoding YopX family protein, whose product MREIKFRAWDKKYNIMNPTGDHMWSDEFITCDGKVVEKTENSRGYRGTETFFEDISDQRVLMQYTGLIDKSGQEIYVGDVLEATKFWLYKINVEVCIGHYKQDGSGGEYAPTDCYGVYARAIEPDAEDEDGCRILSDYELETSILRFDEVKVIGNIYENSELVNSGKA is encoded by the coding sequence ATGCGTGAGATTAAATTCCGAGCGTGGGATAAAAAGTACAACATCATGAACCCGACTGGCGATCACATGTGGAGCGATGAGTTCATCACCTGCGACGGCAAAGTAGTTGAGAAAACCGAAAACAGCAGAGGTTATAGGGGGACAGAAACGTTTTTTGAAGATATATCTGATCAAAGAGTACTGATGCAGTATACAGGCTTGATAGATAAGAGCGGACAAGAAATTTACGTCGGTGACGTTCTGGAAGCCACGAAATTCTGGCTTTATAAAATTAACGTCGAGGTGTGCATAGGGCATTACAAACAAGATGGGAGCGGCGGTGAGTATGCGCCAACCGATTGCTACGGGGTCTATGCTCGTGCTATTGAACCGGATGCTGAAGACGAAGATGGTTGCCGGATTCTATCTGATTATGAATTAGAGACCTCTATTCTTCGCTTCGACGAGGTAAAGGTTATCGGAAACATCTATGAGAATTCGGAGCTGGTCAATAGTGGCAAAGCGTAG
- a CDS encoding phage terminase small subunit P27 family, with the protein MAGSRQPINLVVAKGKKNLTKKEIEERMKAEVQAERDKVQPPAYLTKKLKDEFTEIANELLRINIMTNLDNDALARFVMAQDLYIKITKALLKEKPIVKNPTTGEEGLNGKHIELTKTQDKLFKQVRAAASDLGLTISSRCKLVLPKADKKEDPTPEQQRFGGRV; encoded by the coding sequence ATGGCAGGATCAAGACAACCCATCAATCTGGTTGTTGCAAAGGGCAAAAAGAACCTAACAAAGAAAGAAATCGAAGAACGAATGAAAGCAGAAGTGCAAGCGGAGAGAGATAAGGTCCAACCGCCTGCGTATCTGACCAAGAAGCTAAAAGACGAATTTACGGAAATCGCAAACGAGCTGTTGCGCATCAATATCATGACAAACCTTGATAACGATGCGCTGGCTCGTTTTGTTATGGCTCAAGACTTGTACATTAAGATCACGAAAGCGCTGCTCAAAGAAAAACCAATCGTGAAGAATCCCACCACTGGTGAGGAAGGGCTAAACGGCAAGCACATCGAGTTAACAAAAACACAAGATAAATTATTTAAACAGGTTCGTGCGGCCGCCTCCGATCTAGGATTGACCATCAGCAGCCGTTGCAAATTGGTGTTACCAAAAGCGGACAAAAAAGAAGATCCAACCCCCGAACAACAAAGATTTGGTGGTCGCGTATGA
- a CDS encoding virulence-associated E family protein: protein MLETSKKLTTIKYDGDISISTASRRTAITWSNQELTWSDFLKKINDTVRTKESGTEYHKMRKPEQDDIKDVGGFVGGRLKGGRRKADKVFNRSILTLDIDFGEEGMAETVDMLFGHAYALYSTHKHTAENPRLRMIIPLTEPVTAEQYAPLAKKVAEQIGIDYFDDTTYQAHRLMYWPSTSSDAPFFFDYNDTTWLNPNDMLDKYLDWRDPLEWPTSSRQQRTYSKLADKQEDPDEKPGLVGAFCRTYTIQEAIETFLADRYELYQEGRYTYVDGSTAGGLVLYDDGKFAYSHHGTDPTSSQLVNAFDLVRLHKFGEQDEDVEAGVKSNQRPSYKAMITFAQKDEGVKEETASARISAAQDDFDEIEVSAEDKKDVKWAKKLQHNKMGEVEASVPNLVLVLENDPLLKGKIATNEFSNRLMLLKSTSWKRLKKSENWTDADDAGLRDYIESYYGIYHKSKTEDALRVISERQKFHPIRDYLKTLKWDGEERLDTLFIDYLGAEDSELNRAITRKSFTAAVARVMEPGIKFDYMVTLYGAQGIGKSMLINRMGKSWFSDSLTTVSGKEAFEALQGAWIIEMAELSATRKTDVENIKHFISKREDRFRVAYGRHTEDFPRQCVFFGTTNDANFLKDKTGGRRFWPVTVRAEHRKCRWSELKSDEIDQLWAEAKHRYEDGESLYLSDAMEADMRLIQEAHTEESPWAGLVQEYLDTLLPENWDAMELSERRLFLSEDFGEAEGTVERDRVCALEVWCECLGNDKRRFSPTERREVNDILRRVDGWKPNDSTSTGRLKFGKLYGAQKAYVRENDLI from the coding sequence ATGTTGGAAACGTCAAAGAAGCTCACAACAATTAAATATGATGGGGACATCAGCATATCGACTGCCAGCAGGCGTACAGCAATAACCTGGAGCAATCAAGAGTTGACCTGGTCGGATTTTCTTAAGAAGATCAACGACACGGTAAGGACCAAGGAGTCTGGCACCGAGTACCACAAGATGCGCAAGCCAGAGCAGGATGACATTAAGGACGTTGGAGGCTTTGTGGGCGGTCGTCTCAAGGGCGGTCGCCGTAAGGCTGACAAGGTGTTTAATCGATCGATCTTGACGCTGGACATCGACTTTGGCGAGGAGGGCATGGCTGAGACAGTGGATATGCTGTTCGGTCATGCTTATGCCCTTTATTCAACGCACAAGCACACGGCAGAGAATCCAAGATTGAGAATGATCATTCCGTTGACAGAGCCAGTCACCGCCGAGCAGTATGCGCCACTTGCCAAAAAGGTCGCTGAGCAGATTGGCATTGACTACTTCGACGACACGACCTACCAGGCACACCGTTTGATGTACTGGCCGTCAACGAGTAGCGATGCACCGTTCTTCTTTGATTATAACGATACGACCTGGCTCAACCCTAATGACATGCTAGACAAGTACTTGGACTGGCGTGATCCGTTAGAATGGCCCACGTCCTCACGGCAACAGCGCACATACTCCAAGCTGGCAGATAAGCAGGAAGATCCTGATGAAAAGCCTGGTCTCGTTGGTGCCTTTTGCCGGACGTACACGATACAGGAAGCGATAGAAACCTTCTTGGCTGATCGATACGAGCTTTACCAAGAGGGGCGTTACACGTATGTGGACGGGAGCACGGCTGGCGGTCTTGTGCTGTACGACGATGGCAAATTTGCTTACTCGCACCACGGCACAGATCCTACGAGCAGTCAGCTGGTCAATGCATTTGACTTAGTGCGATTGCACAAGTTTGGCGAACAGGATGAGGATGTTGAAGCAGGTGTAAAGTCTAATCAACGACCGTCCTATAAGGCCATGATCACTTTTGCGCAGAAGGATGAAGGGGTTAAGGAAGAAACCGCAAGCGCACGGATCAGCGCAGCACAGGACGACTTTGACGAGATTGAAGTATCAGCAGAGGACAAAAAAGACGTTAAGTGGGCTAAGAAGCTGCAACATAACAAGATGGGTGAGGTAGAGGCGAGTGTGCCAAACCTTGTGCTCGTCTTGGAAAACGATCCACTGTTAAAAGGCAAGATAGCGACCAATGAGTTTAGCAACAGACTGATGCTGCTGAAAAGCACGTCATGGAAACGGCTAAAGAAATCAGAGAATTGGACAGATGCGGACGATGCAGGACTAAGAGATTACATTGAATCCTATTACGGCATTTATCATAAGAGCAAAACGGAGGATGCGTTGAGGGTGATCTCAGAACGTCAGAAGTTCCACCCCATTCGTGATTACTTGAAAACCTTAAAGTGGGATGGCGAAGAGCGACTGGACACTTTGTTCATCGACTATTTAGGTGCGGAGGACAGTGAGCTGAATCGAGCGATCACGCGTAAGTCATTTACTGCAGCTGTCGCCCGAGTAATGGAGCCAGGCATCAAGTTTGACTACATGGTAACACTTTATGGGGCACAAGGTATCGGTAAGTCGATGCTGATCAACCGAATGGGCAAGAGTTGGTTTAGCGACTCTCTCACGACGGTGTCAGGTAAAGAGGCGTTTGAGGCGCTGCAGGGGGCTTGGATTATTGAAATGGCTGAGTTGTCCGCAACAAGGAAAACCGATGTGGAGAATATCAAACACTTCATATCTAAACGCGAGGATCGGTTCCGTGTGGCATACGGGAGACATACCGAGGACTTCCCACGGCAGTGCGTGTTTTTCGGAACAACGAACGATGCAAACTTTCTAAAGGATAAAACAGGTGGTCGACGCTTTTGGCCTGTGACGGTCAGAGCCGAGCACAGAAAGTGTAGATGGTCCGAGCTGAAGAGTGATGAGATTGATCAGCTTTGGGCAGAGGCAAAACACAGGTATGAAGATGGTGAATCGCTTTATCTGTCGGATGCGATGGAGGCAGACATGCGACTAATTCAGGAGGCACATACGGAGGAATCGCCTTGGGCTGGCTTGGTGCAGGAGTACCTGGACACCTTGTTGCCTGAGAACTGGGATGCTATGGAGCTAAGTGAGCGCAGACTGTTTTTGAGCGAGGATTTCGGAGAAGCTGAGGGCACTGTTGAGCGTGATCGTGTGTGTGCGTTAGAAGTTTGGTGTGAGTGTCTGGGCAACGACAAACGACGGTTTTCACCCACAGAACGACGGGAAGTGAACGATATTTTGCGTCGAGTGGATGGCTGGAAACCGAACGATAGTACCTCAACAGGGAGGTTAAAGTTCGGGAAATTGTATGGAGCACAGAAGGCATATGTACGTGAAAATGATCTAATTTAG
- a CDS encoding VRR-NUC domain-containing protein: protein MRERQVEKYLKTNIERLGWKCLKFESPGYAGVPDRICLLPGGRTVYVECKRPGENLRKLQQKRKKDFEALGHEVFKVDDYDSVDRLIDRIK from the coding sequence ATGCGAGAGAGGCAAGTGGAAAAGTATCTAAAAACGAACATTGAGCGTTTGGGTTGGAAGTGCTTGAAATTTGAGTCGCCAGGATATGCCGGTGTGCCTGATCGGATTTGTTTACTACCTGGAGGGCGAACGGTTTATGTGGAATGCAAACGACCTGGCGAGAACTTGAGAAAATTGCAGCAGAAACGCAAAAAGGATTTTGAAGCACTAGGGCATGAGGTTTTTAAGGTAGACGACTACGATTCCGTTGATCGGTTAATCGATCGGATTAAATAA
- a CDS encoding DNA polymerase yields the protein MTTLSIDIETYCELNLKDVGVYRYAEHESFEILMIAYAYDENTVQIMDLHDEDSIDDAEMLFSDLIDPTITKTAHNANFERTCLANFFGKPMPPEQWRCTMVDCTRLGLPAALGKVAEVLKLDEQKDTAGTALINYFAKPCKASKANGQRTRNLPEHDPEKWQQFLDYCVQDVETERAIRNKVTSFPVLPFEQELWALDQEINDVGVRVDMSFMQGAVVCDAESKKQSMHEAELLTGLDNPNSPTQLLGWLIEQGADMPNLKADTVEVFLESYKQGPIHEALKLRQELSKTSVKKYSKMQDMVCDDGRVRGLLQFYGASKTGRWAGRGVQVQNLTKNEMSLARIGEARSIMRSQDFDSLDLIFNESKQNILSQLVRTSFIPRPGCKFVVSDFSAIEARVIAWFANETWRLEVFNTHGKIYEASASAMFKVPIEQIVKGSDLRQRGKVAELALGYQGGPGALIQMGALDEGMEESELKPLVNAWRAANPNIVKFWYACDAAALSAVRDNQVAQTHGLTFRKERGFLFIDLPSGRSLAYAKPHVVENKFGREAVAHFGLDDKNRWTRIDAYGGKWVENIVQATARDVLAESMIKLHKAGYRTVMHVHDEVVEEVEKSDTDALDKIVEIMSEPLDWAEGLPLAADAFETEFYMKD from the coding sequence ATGACAACCCTATCTATTGATATAGAAACGTATTGTGAGCTGAATTTGAAAGACGTTGGAGTTTACAGGTACGCAGAACATGAGAGCTTTGAAATCTTGATGATTGCTTACGCTTACGATGAAAACACTGTTCAGATTATGGACTTACATGATGAGGATTCTATTGATGATGCTGAGATGCTGTTTAGCGATTTAATCGATCCGACTATCACCAAAACGGCGCACAATGCAAACTTTGAACGCACTTGTCTAGCTAACTTCTTTGGTAAACCGATGCCGCCCGAACAATGGCGCTGTACGATGGTGGACTGCACAAGACTAGGCTTGCCAGCTGCGCTTGGAAAGGTGGCAGAGGTGCTTAAGCTCGACGAACAAAAGGATACCGCAGGGACGGCATTGATCAACTACTTTGCTAAACCGTGCAAAGCCTCAAAAGCGAACGGTCAGCGCACAAGAAACCTACCTGAGCACGATCCAGAGAAGTGGCAACAGTTTTTAGATTACTGTGTGCAGGACGTTGAAACGGAACGAGCGATAAGAAACAAAGTGACAAGCTTCCCAGTTTTACCGTTTGAACAAGAGCTGTGGGCGCTAGATCAAGAGATCAACGACGTAGGTGTAAGAGTGGATATGAGTTTTATGCAAGGCGCTGTGGTATGCGATGCCGAGAGCAAGAAACAATCCATGCATGAGGCTGAGCTGTTAACAGGTCTCGACAATCCCAACAGCCCTACACAATTGCTTGGGTGGCTCATAGAGCAAGGCGCAGATATGCCTAACCTAAAAGCCGATACGGTCGAGGTGTTTCTTGAGAGCTACAAACAAGGGCCCATTCATGAGGCGTTAAAACTCAGGCAAGAGTTGTCCAAAACAAGCGTTAAAAAATACAGCAAGATGCAAGACATGGTGTGCGATGACGGCAGAGTAAGAGGACTCCTACAGTTTTACGGTGCGTCCAAAACAGGACGGTGGGCAGGTCGAGGCGTACAGGTGCAAAACCTCACAAAAAACGAGATGAGCTTAGCTAGGATCGGTGAAGCGAGGAGTATCATGCGATCACAAGATTTTGACAGTCTCGACTTGATCTTTAACGAGAGCAAGCAAAACATCTTAAGTCAGCTCGTCCGCACCAGTTTTATCCCTCGACCAGGCTGTAAGTTTGTTGTCTCTGACTTTAGCGCAATCGAGGCGAGAGTCATCGCATGGTTCGCAAACGAGACGTGGCGCCTTGAGGTCTTTAACACACATGGCAAGATCTACGAGGCATCCGCAAGCGCTATGTTTAAAGTGCCGATTGAACAGATTGTTAAAGGCTCTGACTTAAGACAGCGAGGCAAAGTCGCAGAGTTGGCGTTGGGCTACCAAGGTGGTCCAGGCGCACTAATCCAGATGGGTGCTTTGGATGAAGGCATGGAAGAGTCAGAGCTTAAGCCTCTTGTGAACGCCTGGAGAGCCGCCAACCCAAACATTGTAAAGTTCTGGTATGCATGTGATGCCGCAGCACTATCAGCTGTAAGGGACAATCAGGTGGCACAGACACATGGGTTAACGTTTCGGAAGGAAAGAGGCTTCCTGTTCATTGATCTTCCGAGCGGTCGTAGTTTAGCCTACGCCAAACCGCACGTTGTTGAAAACAAATTCGGTAGAGAAGCCGTTGCCCATTTCGGCTTAGATGACAAAAACCGATGGACTCGTATTGACGCTTACGGTGGTAAATGGGTGGAGAACATTGTGCAAGCAACGGCAAGGGACGTCCTAGCCGAATCTATGATAAAGCTCCATAAGGCTGGATACCGCACCGTCATGCACGTACACGATGAAGTGGTTGAGGAAGTCGAAAAGAGCGACACGGACGCCCTAGACAAGATCGTAGAAATTATGAGCGAGCCACTCGATTGGGCAGAGGGCTTGCCGTTAGCAGCAGATGCTTTTGAAACGGAATTCTATATGAAAGATTAG
- a CDS encoding transcriptional regulator → MTTAIKKATFKHVEAELFQYHETKREILKRREEILHAPRGRDENIGGGRSSEPGRPTERIATRLLSDVRLRSLEEVVDAIETSFEQLPEHYQEVIKLKYWSGKSYTWAQIADKAYVHPNTATKMRKEIVYLVAAKLGWG, encoded by the coding sequence ATGACGACAGCGATTAAGAAAGCAACGTTTAAGCATGTGGAAGCCGAGCTGTTCCAGTACCACGAAACGAAACGAGAGATCCTGAAAAGACGAGAAGAGATTCTGCATGCACCACGAGGACGAGATGAGAACATCGGTGGTGGTCGATCAAGTGAGCCAGGACGACCTACGGAACGGATCGCCACCAGGCTGTTGTCGGACGTAAGACTAAGGAGTCTTGAGGAAGTAGTGGATGCGATAGAGACCTCCTTCGAACAGCTACCTGAGCATTACCAAGAGGTGATCAAGCTTAAGTATTGGTCCGGCAAGAGCTACACATGGGCACAGATTGCAGACAAGGCATACGTCCATCCAAACACAGCTACGAAAATGCGTAAGGAGATCGTCTATTTAGTCGCTGCTAAACTAGGGTGGGGTTAA
- a CDS encoding sigma-70 family RNA polymerase sigma factor — MDAEIAVHEHAGLVHQQALKYEKAAIVAGLGKEEILQEGFIGLIRACQNFDESRGFTFTTFAVPYVRGYMLSALDKGNRPVKYTSGFTRAVAHIRKNDWQDRKPGDIAKDINLSTEAVEAAFAYMSHTYVSADKEIGKDDGLTLHNVLPTMDDYTAVEIQEFINTLSPDHQRVLKLKGEGKSYTEIAQIMGLTRQAPHNAMRRARRKYATFVERGVRHYNPPNVP; from the coding sequence GTGGACGCGGAAATCGCAGTACACGAACACGCAGGATTAGTCCACCAACAGGCACTCAAGTACGAAAAGGCTGCAATCGTTGCAGGTCTTGGCAAGGAAGAGATCCTTCAAGAGGGGTTTATCGGTCTTATCCGAGCATGCCAAAACTTTGACGAGTCGAGAGGGTTTACATTTACGACATTTGCCGTGCCTTACGTCCGAGGCTACATGCTTAGCGCTTTAGACAAAGGCAACCGCCCAGTCAAATATACGTCTGGTTTTACAAGGGCTGTGGCGCACATCCGTAAAAACGATTGGCAAGATCGCAAGCCGGGGGATATCGCAAAAGACATCAATCTGTCAACTGAGGCGGTCGAGGCGGCATTTGCCTATATGTCTCACACATATGTGAGTGCTGACAAAGAGATCGGCAAGGATGACGGACTGACACTGCATAATGTACTGCCAACTATGGACGATTATACGGCTGTCGAGATACAAGAGTTTATCAACACTTTGTCGCCTGATCACCAGAGGGTCCTAAAACTTAAAGGCGAGGGCAAGTCCTATACAGAGATTGCACAGATCATGGGACTGACTCGGCAAGCACCTCACAACGCCATGCGCCGTGCGCGCAGGAAATATGCCACATTTGTAGAGCGAGGTGTGCGTCATTATAACCCTCCAAATGTACCTTGA